Genomic segment of Pseudomonas iranensis:
AGCGCAGCAAACTGTCCGACCTGGAGTAACCTGCCATGATGCTAGCCTTGGGCATGTTCGTTTTCAGCCTCTCTACAGCCGCCTACCAGGAGCTGCAACGCCAAACCGAATGGCGCCACGCCAGCAGCAACCGCGTCGGCGCCGCACCCGCTCGCCAGTTCGTCGGCCGTGGTGATGACTCCATCACCCTACCCGGCATCATCCTGCCGGAACTCGCCGGCAGCGCCCTCAGCCTCGACGCCTTGCGCCTGATGGCCAACACCGGCAAGGCATGGCCCATGGTTGAAGGCAGCGGCAGGATTTACGGGCTGTGGATCATCGAAAGCCTGAGCGAAACCAAGACGATTTTCTTCCGCGACGGCACACCGCGCCGAATCGAATTCACCCTCAGCCTCAAGCGCATTGATGACGACCGTATCGACCTGATCGGCGCCGGTACCAGCGCTGGCGTCAGCATCATGAGGGCGCTGCTGTGATCGATGCCGCGCTCTCCCGCGTCACTGGTTTTCTGGACAAGACCATCGAGCGTTACAAGCGCGAAGCCGCTTACCCGGTGCCGGCGTTCCGTATCACCGTGGACGGCAACGACATTGCGCAACTGATCAGCCCGCGCCTGATGAGCCTCGACCTGACGGACAATCGCGGGATCGAGGCCGATCAACTGAGCATCACCCTCAGCGACCACGACGGACTGCTCGCCATCCCGCCCAAAGGCGCGGTGATCCGGTTGTGGCTGGGCTGGAGCGATACAGGCCTGGTGGACAAAGGCACCTATACCGTCGATGAAACCGAACACTCCGGCACGCCCGACGTGCTGAGCATCCGCGCCCGCTCGGCAGACCTGCGCAAAGGACTGAAGACCAAACGCGAACGAAGCTGGAGCAACACCACCCTCGGCGACGTGCTGGGCGACATCGCTCTGGGCAACGGACTGACCGCAACCATCGCCGGCGCCCTCGACGGTTTGCCCATCCTCCAACTGGACCAGGCCAACGAATCCGACGCCAACCTGATCAGCCGCGTCGGCGAAGAGTTCGACGCCGTGGTCACCGTCAAAGCCGGTTGCCTGTTGTGCATGCCTGCCGGCGGTGGAAAGACCGCCAGCGGCGCCGAGCTGCCGCACATCACTCTTACCCGCGCCGACGGCGACCAGCACCGCTACTTGCAAGCCGACCGCGACAGTTACGACGGCGTGCGCGCTTACTTCTACGATGTGAACAGCGCCAAGAAACAAGAAGCCATCGCCGGCGGTGGCGAGAACCTTAAGGATCTACGGCACACCTACAGCGATAGACAGTCCGCCCTGCGCGCGGCGCGAGCGGAGTTCAACCGCCTACAACGTGGCAGCGCGACGCTCAGCTACACCTTGGCCCTGGGCCGGCCAGATCTGATTCCGGAGCTGACCTACACACTTGAAGGGGTGAAGCCGGAAATTGACGAGATCATCTGGTACGGGGGGAATGTGCAGCACACCCTTAGTGCAGATAACGGTTACACCGTCAGTCTTGAACTAGAGAGCAAGTTGCCGGAAGACACTGTTGAGAATTTAGGGGTGGAGAACGAGGAAAATTTCACTGGGATCATCGCGCATTACCGCGACCCAAAAACAGGAAAAGAAAAGAAATTGGCTGCTGGGGATCAGAGTAAACCGCGGAGATTAAATTGGTTATACGCTACAGAGAAAACTGCAAAACGCGCGGTAGATCGTGAGTGGAAAAGAATGCAGTCAGAAAGAATTAGCCCAGCTTAGAACCGGGGCTAATTCTAAAGTAATGAGAAGCGCCGTGAAGGATAGCTTCTGACGCCTCGTCTCAAAGGAGCACTAGAACCCCTTTACAAAATTTACCTCATCACCAAACGAAGAAATTTTCAAGGACTCATTATAACCGACCACACCAACGCACTCTTCGCAAAACTTATTATGATAAACAGCAAGAAAAAGATATTTTTCCAAAACCTTAGAGCTTGCTGAATACATTTTAATATTTGACGCAATCATGTCTCTGTGAAGCGCTATAACTTGCACATCAAGCTTTGTGGGGAATATCCCCCCCGCTTCAGGATCATCATTCGGTACAAACGCCGCGCGAAGATAGTTTACAAAATATCGTCCATGACGCTCAAAAACATAACTCCTACAAGACCGCCCATTGAATACCGCACTGACTACATCTAAATGCGAATTTGTCTTTGCAAAATCGAATACACCTTGCGAGAGCATTACCACGGGGTTAATCGCTTGATCTTTCTCGATATCAACCGCTTCTATTAAAGCCTCACCATAAATTGCATTCTCGTCAATATACAACCCCCCCAACGCCAGACCACCACGCACAAAATAACCGTGACGAATCAACTCAATTTGGTATCTGCAAATAAACTCAAATATTGGAGCTACAAAAACCTGACCTAGGTCACACCTCAAGGAGATCAATACATTATCCGAAAAACTTTTAACGTCTATCAAACCTAAATCTTTCGGTTGCTCCAATGCAGACAAACCTGCTTTCAACGCATTAACTACTTGACTACAGGCCTCGTTAGCATTGCCATTTTTCGTGACAATACTTTTGAACCCTAACATATCGATAAATGCACAGAATCGTTTCTCAATTTTCACTTCAGACACAATAGCCGCTCCCTGCGCATACGAAAATCATTTTGAATTTAACCTGCACTAGAAATCAACCTATAAACTCTTTTTACAATCATAAGCACAGTTAAAATCAGGTTCAGAGAAAAGAATATTGAGATCGATATCAACAAAACTTTGTAGTCAATATCTATTTTTGTCTCCCCCCAAACCAAAGGTGAATACTGTTCTTTAAGAAGATATGAAACTATCCCGGTCACAATAGAAAACAATGAAATCAATATTGCATAAGAAATACTCGACAACAGCTCACTCAACAACTGCGCATGCTTTGACAGATGAACATATAACGCACTAACTCTAAATGCTGGCTTACCTTTCATGAGATCTTCAAGAGAGGAGGCAGAAAGATTAGGCTCAGGTGTGTTCTGGGAATCATATGCAGATATTTTTTCTTGGACACGCTTATTTTGATCGTATACTAAGACCAGAAGATTCAATAAGAGACCGGCAAATATTGAAGACACCGACATTAAAAGATTAATTAGCCCCGACTTATCCGAGATCCCTAAATAATAAAACAACCCAGCAAGCAAAAATGGAGTCAACACAAATATAAAAAAATCGGCCCAGTCAATTTTACCATCCGCATCATAAATCGCTGCAACAAGATGTTTCTTGATAATGAAACCAACCCGAATTTTTTTACTCATCTTGACACCTTCCCTATAAACTCTTCGATTAGCTCGCTAGCATAGCCATGAAGTTCGGCCTTATCAGGAACACCATCAACAATATTAACATTATCGCCGGTAATTTCTACAGCAGATATCGGATCGCCCATTTTTAATGAAACAACTTTTTTCCTTCCACCCGATTCAATGACCGCCCTAACATCAGTTGAAACTCTACTCAACATTTCTACTGGACTCTCATTGCCTCCAACAGCTATTTCCTTCAAAGAAGAAAAAGTCCCAAACGCTGCTCCCCGCTTGGGCTTAATAATAACCTCCGTCCTGTCAACCCCTAGCTGATCCGCCAAGTCACCACCTAAGCAAACTTCATAATTTGACAAACGAAGCTCTTTAACATTGGAGTTATCAAGCCATTCCTGCACAGTTTTCTCGTGAGCCAGAGGAGAAATCCGCACCTTTAAATCGATCTGAGTCTTAAAATACTCATTAAATTTTTCATCAAAAAAAGATTTAACTCCGCGATTTCCAGCACTATGAAACAACACCACAGCAGTTCGACTATGCTCGGGCACACAAAAATTAAAATAGAGAGACCTTACGTCCGAGTCATCATGACGCTTATCATAGGTTTTGGACTTGCTGGCCAAGCTATAAATCTTTCCAGGTATCCCATACTCACCCAGATCAATCCACCCATAAATTGACCGATCAACCCGACTAACACTAGTTACATGAACTGTCTTCTTCGCCTCAATATCATTATAGATATTAGTGCTTAGCGAATTGAGAAAAGCTTCGATAAAATCCAACAAATCCCTAGAGCGCACACTATCTAACAAGTGATATCTCTCAGCAATATCACCGGGCAAATATTTATCAAAAATTTTAATTGAGTACGGTCTAAATGAATGCATAAAATCCCCATAGAAAACCAACAAGTCTGTTCAAAAAAATATCCAACTTAAACTCACCTTCCATCAACCGCCAACATATCTAGCCATCCATAAAGATAACGCTCAACAAACTTAATACTGTTGACCGTAAACGTATCAATGCCAAGTAAGATATTACGGAGAAAAAATGCGGTTTGCTCTTCATGAATCTAGTCCTTGATCTTTAGATGATCGCCGGCTAATTCTTGTAGCCGTCACGGCTGAATTCAGCGATCGGATCCTAGTCATCCATGCCTGACAGATCCGTTCTTAATGGGTACAGGTTATGCTGGCCTTTTAGAATCGGCAAGGGCTTCAGTCAAATCCTTGAGGCGCTGCTCGACATCCATTAAGCGTTTCTTTTCCTCAGCAGCGCTTTGTATCTCTCGCTTGCCCGCATCGCCCAGGGAGCGAAACAGCTCAAGCATGGCCTTCTCTTGCATATTTTCAGTCATCGGCTCAGCACCATCGGCTGACATACCTCGAAACATAGAGCCTTCACCGGTTAACAACCAATCCACGCTCACACCCAAATGAGTGTGCAACGCACCCATCGCTCTGGCGTTGGGTTCCCGCTCATCAAGAAGATAGTTCTGTAGCGTCCTGTAGGGAATTCCTACAAGGTCGGAGGCTTCTTTGATCGATAAGCCCTTCTGGTCGAGAACACTGCGCAGGCGCGTCGCTATACTCATTTTTTCATAAGATCCGATTGACGCACCCGTTTGGGTGCGTATACTGCGAACAAACAGGTACATCTTAACCAAGTAGGAACACATCAACCATGAGCCAAGCCATGGAAAAGCGCCAGATTCAGGCGCGGCTGATTGAGAACGGAAGCAACTTCCGTCAGTTCGCGATCAGCCACGGCTACGAACCGCGCACGGTTACTCAAGTGGTTCAGCGGTGGGCTGGACACGATTCGCTGCCACGCGGGCGTCTGTCGTTCAGCATCCTGCGGGATATTTCACGGTTGATCGGAAAGGAAGTACTGCCCGGCATCCTTGTGGATTGCGCTGTTAAGCCAGATGAAACCGAGGTTGTTGATCAACTGTAGGGCCGACAGGCCCAAGGAGAAAACCAGAAGATGAAACGCCCGGTTCTAAAGACCAAGCGCCAAGTCATGAGCGCCGTTATTGCCGACTACGTCGGTGGTCGCGAATGCGCTGCCGCGCGTATCGGTTACGAACTCAAAAAGTTTGATAACCACATTTACGAAAATGCCGGTAGCCGCCCGCTCAGCGACGAACAAATTCATCTGCTTGAGCAGGACGCCGGCACCACCCACTACCCGGAATACATCGCGCATCTGTATGGCGGCATGTTTGTGCCCCTGGCGAAACCGGAGACGCTGGACAACATCGATTTATATAGCCGTTCGGTCAACGCGGCCGCAAAGCGTGGTTACGTCGATCAGATCATCGCCAAGGCGCTAGAGGACGGAGTGGTTGAGCCGGGTGAAGCAGAGGCCATTCTCGGCGCCCACCACCGTTACATGGCGGCAAGGCACTCCGAAGTTTTGGCGACGATTCAGTTGCACAGCAAAAAACATTCAAGGAATTGATCATGACAACTTCACTGGTGCCGGTATTCAGTGGCGACCTCGACGGTCGCCCTCAACCGCTTTGTGATGCGCGCGACCTGCACGCCTTCATGAACGTCGGTCGTGACTTCAGTACTTGGATCAAGGATCGAATCGAACAGTATGGCTTCGCTGAGGGCGAAGACTATTCCCCGATTGACGGGCATAGATATTGCGCAGATGACGATTTTTGCTCCCCGAATCCGGGGAGCAAAACCGACCGGCGCGGTGGCCACAATCGCACCGATTACCACCTCACCCTAGACATGGCCAAAGAGCTGGCCATGGTCGAAAACAATGAGCAAGGCCGTCAGGTTCGCCGCTACTTCATTGCGATGGAGCGTCAAGCCCGCGAAAGCCGAGGCGCTACCTATCTCAGCATCAATCAACAACTCGCCATCCATCGACAGGTTCCGGTTCTGCTGGCGAAGCTGAAAGCCGAGACCTCCCCAGCGGTACGCACCACCTTGCATGCCCAACTCAGCCAGCACTGCCATTTGTTGGCTTTGCCAGTGCCGGCGCTGGAAAACGTGGGCCACGGCGTGGCTGGAAATCTTGAATTGTTTTCGAAGAGCTGAGATCGATGACCTACATCTCCGAAGTAGACAGAACACATTTGACTGATCTGCTGGCCAGCGCACAGCAGCGGCTGAACACCTCAAAAGAAATCGTCGCGACCACCAACGATTCGCTTTCAGGCAGTGACATCAGGATCGCTATCGGCGACGCGATCACGCCCTTGAACATCGCGCTCGAAGCGGCAGAAAAGCTTTAAAGGAATCGGCCATGAGTACCTACAAACTCGTCTGCCCGCACTGCCTCGGTCGCATGCGTATCCGCACCAGCGAAGGCACACACATTTTTCTGCGCGTCGCCTACCTGCAATGCACCAACGAGGCCTGCGGCTGGTCGGTGCGCGCTGAGTTCGAAATGACTCACGAAATGAGTCCCAGCGGCATGGCCAACCCATCGGTGCGTTTGCCCATCGCCGACATAGCCCTGCGCCGCGCCGCGATGAAGACCGCCAACGATCAACCCGACCTGCTCGACCAAATGGAAATGGAGTGTGCGCAATGAACCACGATCAGTTGACCCACGACTACCGCAGCAGCATGCAACGTGCCGCGTTTGCTTACCTGCAACGGCACGAAGCGCAGTACCTGGTGGATTCGGACCTGCTCTATGAAAACTGCGTTCGACACTTGGCCACGTCGCTGGAGGTGCCTGTCTTCATGGCCGAGCGTCTGGTTCACAACGCCTGGACAGAATTGCAGGTGATCAATCAGCGCAAGTGGATCGGTGTGGACTGGGGCAACAGCCCCGGCTGCACGGTCGTACACTTGATCGATACCCGTGCCGATCTGCGCTACCCAATACCGGCGAGACTGCTGCCGCAGACCTTGCTCGCCCAGCGCGATTCCGCGCACAAGCACCGCCCTCAGTAACCCCTTTTTAAACACCCCCGCCCTGCCCCGCTTCCCGTGGGTTTGGGTGAGCTTTGCCTGAAATCCGAGGTGGATCATGGAAATCGACATCGCCATCAACGCGAAACTGCCCCGTGCACAGGCCGAAGCCCTGCTCCAGGCACTGCGCGCCCAGTACTCGATGCAGTTCAACGAGTACTGGTATGACGATCGCTTTCGCATGATCCCCGAGGGTTTACGGCACGGCTCGCTGCTGTCGGCCTTCCCGGTGATGGCCGCGCAAAAACGCCTGATTGGCGCCCTTAAACACAGCCTCGGCGAAGTGAAGTAAGCCCCGATGAACATGAAGCACGATCTGCGCGCCGACATCCTGCAACGCCTTGAATCCGACTACGGACTCAAGCACAAAGCTGGCAAATACATGCGCCAGGGCGAATGCCCGGCGTGCAAGAAAAAGGAGCTGTACGCCTTCCACGATGACCCATGGATGATCCGTTGCGGCCGGGGCAAGTGTGGCCAGACCTGGCATGTCAAAGAAATTTACGAAGACCTGTTCGAAGACTGGAGCAAGCGCGCCCCGGCCAGCGAGCAACACCCCAGCGCCACCGCCCGAGCCTATCTGGAATTTGCCCGAGGCTTTCGGCTTGATCTCATTCAAGGTTGGTTCACGCAGGAAACGTATTTCTCCGGCGAGCTGAATGCCGGCAGCGCGACGGTGCGCTTTGCGTTGGAGAAAGGTGGCTACTGGGAACGCCTGATCGACCGGCCACACCGATTCGGCAAGATGAAGGCGCGGTTCAAGCCTGGTGACAGCCCGCGTGGGTACTGGTGGTGCCC
This window contains:
- a CDS encoding phage tail protein, with product MMLALGMFVFSLSTAAYQELQRQTEWRHASSNRVGAAPARQFVGRGDDSITLPGIILPELAGSALSLDALRLMANTGKAWPMVEGSGRIYGLWIIESLSETKTIFFRDGTPRRIEFTLSLKRIDDDRIDLIGAGTSAGVSIMRALL
- a CDS encoding phage late control D family protein, with protein sequence MIDAALSRVTGFLDKTIERYKREAAYPVPAFRITVDGNDIAQLISPRLMSLDLTDNRGIEADQLSITLSDHDGLLAIPPKGAVIRLWLGWSDTGLVDKGTYTVDETEHSGTPDVLSIRARSADLRKGLKTKRERSWSNTTLGDVLGDIALGNGLTATIAGALDGLPILQLDQANESDANLISRVGEEFDAVVTVKAGCLLCMPAGGGKTASGAELPHITLTRADGDQHRYLQADRDSYDGVRAYFYDVNSAKKQEAIAGGGENLKDLRHTYSDRQSALRAARAEFNRLQRGSATLSYTLALGRPDLIPELTYTLEGVKPEIDEIIWYGGNVQHTLSADNGYTVSLELESKLPEDTVENLGVENEENFTGIIAHYRDPKTGKEKKLAAGDQSKPRRLNWLYATEKTAKRAVDREWKRMQSERISPA
- a CDS encoding helix-turn-helix domain-containing protein — encoded protein: MSIATRLRSVLDQKGLSIKEASDLVGIPYRTLQNYLLDEREPNARAMGALHTHLGVSVDWLLTGEGSMFRGMSADGAEPMTENMQEKAMLELFRSLGDAGKREIQSAAEEKKRLMDVEQRLKDLTEALADSKRPA
- a CDS encoding YmfL family putative regulatory protein gives rise to the protein MKRPVLKTKRQVMSAVIADYVGGRECAAARIGYELKKFDNHIYENAGSRPLSDEQIHLLEQDAGTTHYPEYIAHLYGGMFVPLAKPETLDNIDLYSRSVNAAAKRGYVDQIIAKALEDGVVEPGEAEAILGAHHRYMAARHSEVLATIQLHSKKHSRN
- a CDS encoding antA/AntB antirepressor family protein — its product is MTTSLVPVFSGDLDGRPQPLCDARDLHAFMNVGRDFSTWIKDRIEQYGFAEGEDYSPIDGHRYCADDDFCSPNPGSKTDRRGGHNRTDYHLTLDMAKELAMVENNEQGRQVRRYFIAMERQARESRGATYLSINQQLAIHRQVPVLLAKLKAETSPAVRTTLHAQLSQHCHLLALPVPALENVGHGVAGNLELFSKS
- a CDS encoding ogr/Delta-like zinc finger family protein; amino-acid sequence: MSTYKLVCPHCLGRMRIRTSEGTHIFLRVAYLQCTNEACGWSVRAEFEMTHEMSPSGMANPSVRLPIADIALRRAAMKTANDQPDLLDQMEMECAQ